The following are encoded in a window of bacterium SCSIO 12643 genomic DNA:
- a CDS encoding Crp/Fnr family transcriptional regulator gives MFHQLQKFCASVVPFEKQDLDLIDKYFTSKTLKKRELLIEEGKVCQFLAFISKGSIRHYHILDGNEKTCDISFENQWVTDFKSFTNRISGSMNLQAMEDTVVFCISRDHLESLYQESQAFETFGRIMTEQVAHRATEIAMSLSANKPEQRYLDLIENRPDMFQRIPQKYIANFIGISPESLSRIQKRVHQKQKS, from the coding sequence ATGTTTCACCAACTACAGAAATTCTGCGCTAGTGTTGTTCCTTTTGAAAAACAGGATTTGGACCTTATAGACAAATACTTTACCTCCAAAACACTTAAGAAACGTGAGTTACTTATTGAAGAAGGAAAAGTCTGCCAATTTCTGGCATTTATTTCCAAAGGTTCCATACGACACTATCACATTTTGGATGGGAATGAAAAGACATGTGATATTTCATTTGAAAACCAATGGGTCACCGATTTTAAAAGCTTTACCAATAGAATTTCTGGCTCCATGAATCTTCAGGCCATGGAAGACACTGTCGTATTTTGCATTTCCAGAGATCATTTAGAGTCCCTCTATCAAGAAAGCCAGGCTTTTGAAACATTTGGTAGGATCATGACGGAACAAGTCGCCCATAGAGCAACAGAAATAGCTATGTCACTTTCCGCCAATAAACCTGAACAGCGTTATCTGGATTTAATTGAAAATCGACCGGATATGTTCCAACGTATTCCACAAAAATACATCGCTAACTTTATCGGAATTAGTCCTGAAAGTTTAAGTCGTATTCAAAAAAGGGTACATCAAAAACAAAAATCTTAA
- a CDS encoding SDR family oxidoreductase produces the protein MELKKVLVAGATGYLGQYLVKELINRNYQVRVLIRKENQKQLFDGVDDFFIGEITQPATLNGICDQINGVFSTIGITRQKEGLTYMDVDYQGNLNLLKEAQKSNVQSFLYVSAIGGDHLRHLKIFEAKERFVDALKASGLKYTIMRPNGFFSDMKDFLEMGKNGKVYLFGNGNYRLNPIHGADLAKVCVDKILSEENEVTVGGPDIFSQSELAELALKSWQKKINIIHIPDWVRKFIIWVMRTFTSSKTYGPIEFFLTLMAFDNVAPQYGTQHLKDFFKSEVQHKKLN, from the coding sequence ATGGAATTAAAAAAAGTATTAGTGGCAGGAGCTACAGGTTATCTAGGGCAGTACCTCGTTAAAGAATTAATAAACAGAAACTATCAGGTACGTGTACTGATTCGAAAAGAAAATCAAAAACAATTATTTGATGGTGTAGATGATTTCTTTATTGGAGAAATTACACAACCCGCCACCTTAAACGGCATTTGTGATCAAATAAATGGTGTCTTTAGTACCATCGGAATCACCCGACAAAAAGAGGGTTTGACCTATATGGATGTAGATTATCAGGGAAACCTGAACCTTCTAAAAGAGGCGCAAAAATCCAATGTTCAGTCTTTTCTATACGTCTCTGCAATTGGTGGCGACCATTTAAGACATTTAAAAATTTTCGAAGCCAAAGAAAGATTTGTGGATGCTTTAAAAGCTTCGGGATTAAAATATACCATCATGCGCCCGAATGGATTTTTCTCCGATATGAAAGACTTTTTAGAGATGGGAAAAAATGGGAAAGTATACCTTTTTGGAAATGGTAACTACCGATTAAATCCCATTCACGGTGCTGATCTTGCAAAGGTTTGTGTAGATAAAATACTTTCCGAAGAAAATGAAGTAACCGTTGGTGGTCCGGATATCTTTTCTCAAAGTGAATTGGCAGAACTGGCTTTAAAATCATGGCAGAAGAAGATCAATATTATCCATATTCCGGATTGGGTAAGAAAATTTATCATTTGGGTTATGAGAACATTCACCAGTTCTAAAACCTATGGTCCGATAGAGTTCTTTCTCACTTTGATGGCTTTTGACAATGTAGCTCCACAGTATGGCACACAGCACCTGAAAGACTTTTTTAAATCTGAAGTTCAACATAAAAAATTGAATTAG
- a CDS encoding Crp/Fnr family transcriptional regulator: MKNLRSHIETYISLNNEELIFLENSLEKRTYAKGAYIFTEGNVSDEIYFVSKGCVRLFYNVDGIEKTAFFYTEGQFICAGESYTYNVPAVENYQAIEPTELLVFTKSKTELLLQEVPKFEVIARIATENELITSQKMIASFVTKSAEQRYIDLLNNQGDLFLRVPQQYIASFLGVSPETLSRIKSRVFKKRLS; encoded by the coding sequence ATGAAAAATCTACGCTCACACATAGAAACATATATTTCACTTAATAACGAAGAACTAATATTTTTAGAAAATTCGTTAGAAAAAAGAACATACGCTAAAGGTGCTTATATTTTCACTGAAGGAAATGTGTCTGATGAAATATATTTCGTTTCCAAAGGATGTGTCAGATTGTTCTATAACGTGGATGGGATCGAAAAAACAGCATTTTTTTATACGGAAGGCCAGTTCATTTGTGCAGGTGAAAGTTATACCTACAATGTCCCGGCAGTGGAAAACTATCAGGCGATAGAGCCTACCGAACTTCTGGTATTTACAAAATCTAAAACCGAATTATTGCTGCAAGAAGTTCCCAAATTTGAAGTTATAGCGAGAATAGCAACTGAGAACGAACTCATCACAAGTCAAAAAATGATTGCTTCATTTGTTACCAAATCTGCAGAACAACGTTACATCGATTTATTAAATAATCAGGGCGATTTATTCTTAAGAGTTCCACAACAATATATTGCTTCTTTTCTCGGTGTTTCTCCCGAAACATTAAGCAGAATTAAGTCCCGTGTTTTTAAAAAACGGCTTTCTTGA
- the ung gene encoding uracil-DNA glycosylase, which produces MDVKIAEDWKNILQDEFDKPYFESLSAFVKNEYRTQQCFPKGNQIFAAFDLCALNDLKVVIIGQDPYHGIGQAHGLCFSVNDGIAHPPSLVNIFKELHTDLNLDVPKSGNLERWSKQGVLLLNATLTVRAHQAGSHQNKGWEQFTDAVISKISAEKEDVVFLLWGGFAKKKGAKIDRTKHHVLTSGHPSPLSANRGLWFGNQHFSKTNDFLSGKGLSQIDW; this is translated from the coding sequence ATGGACGTAAAAATTGCCGAAGACTGGAAAAACATCTTGCAGGATGAATTTGATAAACCGTATTTTGAATCTCTTTCAGCGTTTGTAAAAAATGAGTATCGAACACAACAATGTTTTCCAAAAGGGAACCAGATTTTTGCAGCGTTTGATCTTTGCGCGTTAAATGATTTAAAGGTGGTGATTATTGGTCAGGATCCATATCACGGCATTGGTCAGGCGCATGGGTTATGCTTTTCTGTAAACGATGGGATTGCTCATCCACCTTCGTTGGTCAATATCTTTAAAGAATTGCATACGGATCTAAATCTTGACGTTCCAAAAAGTGGGAATTTAGAACGTTGGTCTAAACAAGGCGTATTATTACTCAACGCTACATTAACAGTTAGAGCACATCAGGCGGGTTCGCATCAAAACAAAGGTTGGGAGCAATTTACGGATGCAGTAATTTCTAAAATTTCTGCTGAAAAAGAAGATGTAGTATTCCTACTTTGGGGAGGGTTTGCTAAAAAGAAAGGGGCAAAAATTGATCGTACAAAACATCATGTTTTAACTTCCGGACATCCGTCACCATTGAGTGCCAATAGAGGACTGTGGTTTGGTAACCAACATTTTTCAAAAACAAACGACTTTTTATCCGGTAAGGGATTATCACAAATTGACTGGTAA
- a CDS encoding winged helix-turn-helix transcriptional regulator, whose translation MEQSSFSLNKQNQHIESQIVVALERISESFRVLLWNESKENSLSPIQIQILIFLLFHSEDRCKVSYLADEFNMTKATISDSVKVLLSKKMVRKEKDPRDTRSFVLLLTSEGQKVAKKASLFASTIEKPIEKLSQEQKTQMLEGLQRLIYDLNKSGIITIQRMCQTCSFYRPHNDSHYCDFLKKELMANDLRLDCAEHEMHP comes from the coding sequence ATGGAACAGTCTTCTTTTAGTTTAAACAAACAAAACCAACACATTGAAAGTCAAATCGTAGTAGCTTTAGAAAGAATATCTGAAAGTTTTCGAGTACTCCTTTGGAATGAGAGCAAAGAAAATTCTCTTAGTCCCATTCAGATTCAAATTTTGATCTTCCTACTATTCCATTCAGAAGATCGATGTAAAGTTAGTTACCTGGCCGATGAGTTTAACATGACTAAAGCTACTATTAGCGATAGTGTAAAAGTTTTACTCTCAAAAAAAATGGTACGTAAAGAAAAAGATCCCCGAGACACCCGAAGTTTTGTATTGCTTCTAACTTCTGAAGGTCAAAAAGTGGCAAAAAAAGCTTCTTTATTCGCCTCTACCATTGAAAAACCAATCGAAAAATTAAGTCAGGAACAAAAAACTCAAATGCTGGAAGGACTACAACGGCTCATTTATGACTTAAACAAGTCAGGAATCATAACCATCCAACGAATGTGTCAAACCTGTTCTTTTTACCGACCCCATAACGACTCTCACTACTGCGATTTTCTAAAAAAAGAACTCATGGCCAATGACCTTCGTTTGGACTGCGCGGAACACGAAATGCATCCATAA
- a CDS encoding thioredoxin family protein, whose protein sequence is MTKSIFYHAGCPVCVSAEQDIVNLIGADNVEMVHIGEDRSRIEEAEKVGVKSVPALLTPNGHVLHINFGASMEDVKG, encoded by the coding sequence ATGACAAAATCAATTTTCTATCACGCTGGATGTCCGGTATGTGTAAGTGCCGAACAAGACATCGTAAATCTTATTGGTGCAGACAATGTTGAAATGGTCCATATCGGAGAAGACCGTTCTCGAATTGAAGAAGCAGAAAAAGTAGGGGTTAAATCCGTTCCGGCCTTACTCACTCCTAATGGTCATGTACTTCACATTAACTTTGGTGCTTCAATGGAAGACGTAAAAGGTTAA
- a CDS encoding class I SAM-dependent methyltransferase, whose amino-acid sequence MEDRYTETHQTWDHIAQLYEDKFMYLDLYDDTYQTFCDSLAIENASVLELGCGPGNITKHLLRLKPDLQILATDVSEQMIIRASKNNPGINARILDCRNLESIHQKFDGIMCGFTIPYLSKSDCKHLIYNCHQLLRENGILYLSFVPGDYTKSGFISGSTGERTYFYYHDTNILKQTLESNYMTVSHQIEKIYPKSDGTLETHVILIAQKNINI is encoded by the coding sequence ATGGAAGACCGATATACAGAAACGCATCAAACCTGGGATCATATAGCTCAACTATATGAGGATAAATTCATGTATCTGGATTTATATGATGATACCTATCAAACCTTTTGCGATTCACTTGCTATTGAGAATGCCTCCGTACTAGAATTAGGGTGTGGCCCGGGTAACATCACCAAACACCTACTCCGATTAAAACCCGACCTTCAAATTTTGGCTACGGATGTTTCTGAACAAATGATTATACGCGCCTCAAAGAATAATCCAGGTATAAACGCACGGATTTTAGATTGCAGAAACTTAGAGTCAATTCATCAAAAATTTGACGGAATTATGTGTGGTTTTACTATTCCGTATCTTTCTAAAAGTGATTGTAAACATCTCATCTATAACTGTCATCAACTGCTTCGTGAAAACGGTATTTTGTACTTGAGTTTTGTACCCGGAGATTATACAAAATCGGGGTTTATTTCTGGTAGCACCGGAGAAAGAACTTACTTTTACTACCACGATACCAACATTTTAAAACAAACATTAGAGTCGAATTACATGACAGTATCCCATCAGATAGAAAAGATCTACCCGAAATCAGATGGAACACTTGAAACACATGTTATTTTAATTGCTCAGAAAAACATTAACATATAG
- a CDS encoding AraC family transcriptional regulator, with translation MIDNQTYTLVDQQSGELAFKLYRFESIRHFDHIQRLNYYSVIWIQEGSGCALIETEKFTYSENQIFSCTPYQPFMFQPDSVTKGVVINFHPNFFCIHKHHSEVACDGVLFNNAYQFPFIDISPSDTTTLSWIISEMEKDIQQNNLATNDAILSYLKLFLINCSRIKKSQYPEVETSKEQNEEKFMVQQLKNYIETHFRTLHSPKEYADLLHITPNALTKLVKTTYNKTPSNLITERIIIEAKRELYLTNKSVEEIASELGYDDQFYFSRFFKKHTKVSPSIYRKTVGYNRAAEM, from the coding sequence ATGATTGACAATCAAACATATACTTTAGTAGATCAACAAAGTGGTGAATTGGCTTTCAAACTATATCGGTTTGAAAGCATTCGCCATTTTGATCACATTCAACGTTTGAATTATTATTCCGTTATATGGATTCAGGAAGGTTCCGGGTGTGCATTGATTGAAACTGAAAAGTTCACCTATTCAGAAAATCAAATATTCTCTTGTACCCCATATCAACCGTTTATGTTTCAACCCGATTCGGTAACTAAAGGAGTAGTGATCAATTTCCATCCGAATTTCTTTTGTATTCATAAACATCATTCTGAAGTGGCTTGCGATGGAGTTCTTTTTAATAATGCATATCAATTTCCTTTTATTGATATTTCACCATCAGATACCACTACCCTTTCATGGATTATTTCTGAAATGGAAAAAGACATCCAACAAAATAATTTGGCTACCAATGACGCCATCTTATCCTATCTCAAATTATTCCTGATCAACTGTTCCAGAATCAAAAAGAGTCAGTATCCCGAAGTGGAAACGAGCAAAGAACAGAATGAGGAAAAATTTATGGTACAACAACTGAAAAATTACATCGAGACCCATTTCAGAACTTTACATTCCCCAAAGGAATATGCAGACTTATTACATATCACCCCCAATGCATTAACCAAACTGGTAAAAACTACTTACAACAAAACACCCTCTAACCTCATCACGGAGCGCATCATCATTGAAGCTAAACGCGAATTATATCTTACCAATAAATCCGTTGAAGAAATAGCTTCAGAATTGGGATATGATGATCAATTCTATTTTAGTCGATTTTTCAAAAAACACACAAAAGTCTCTCCTAGCATTTATCGAAAAACGGTGGGTTATAACCGAGCCGCAGAAATGTAA
- a CDS encoding carboxymuconolactone decarboxylase family protein — protein MANFSVPTRDEVTANNQQIFDQLNKGLGFVPNLYATMAYSENGLGRYLDFQGAKTSLNNKEKEAVNLIVSQVNECRYCQSAHTVLGKMNGFDDAEVLAIRKGSSSNDKINALVQLTKELTENKGRASEAALQNFYTQGYTKGNLVDVILQISDKIAMNYLHNLTQIEIDFPIAEEL, from the coding sequence ATGGCAAATTTTAGTGTACCAACAAGAGATGAAGTAACAGCGAATAATCAACAAATTTTCGATCAGTTAAACAAAGGTTTAGGGTTCGTTCCAAACTTATATGCGACTATGGCATATTCAGAAAATGGATTAGGTCGTTACTTAGATTTTCAAGGCGCAAAAACTTCTTTAAACAATAAAGAAAAAGAAGCCGTTAACTTGATCGTGAGTCAGGTGAACGAATGTAGATACTGTCAAAGTGCACATACCGTTTTAGGTAAAATGAATGGTTTTGATGACGCTGAAGTTTTAGCGATCAGAAAAGGTTCTAGCAGCAATGATAAAATCAATGCGCTGGTTCAATTAACCAAAGAACTTACAGAAAATAAAGGTCGTGCGAGCGAAGCAGCTCTACAAAACTTCTATACACAAGGTTATACTAAAGGAAATTTGGTAGATGTTATTTTACAAATAAGTGATAAGATTGCAATGAATTATCTACATAATTTAACGCAAATTGAAATCGATTTTCCAATAGCTGAAGAGCTGTAA
- a CDS encoding class I SAM-dependent methyltransferase, which yields MKYKQLINRNIEAFYNKASEETRLNKGMGVFEFERIKYLIEKHLTSSPLSIIDVGGGTGKYSEWLAKKGHQVHMVEPVFKHVQIAQKRSSSLKNPFSIHHGESRKLEFPNNSVDLIILHGPLYHLQKRTDRDKAICEAKRVLKKDGIILGFAINYTASTLVGLLNGLVHKPSFFEMCKMELTTGKHHPPHDFPWLLAEGFYHQPQQLKDEFMGQGLKYLNLYAVEGIAWFDKNFFSHMENEKTKNTLMELLHITENDPSLMSFSPHMMIATQKQ from the coding sequence ATGAAATATAAACAGTTAATTAATAGAAATATAGAAGCATTTTACAATAAGGCTTCAGAGGAGACCAGACTCAATAAAGGAATGGGAGTATTTGAATTTGAAAGAATCAAATACCTCATTGAAAAACATCTTACCTCTTCACCACTAAGCATTATTGATGTAGGTGGCGGCACCGGAAAATATTCGGAATGGCTCGCAAAAAAGGGACATCAGGTTCATATGGTCGAGCCTGTTTTCAAACATGTTCAAATCGCTCAAAAACGTTCTTCAAGTCTAAAGAATCCATTTTCTATTCATCATGGTGAATCCAGAAAACTTGAGTTTCCAAACAATTCCGTTGATCTGATTATTCTGCATGGTCCGCTCTATCACCTTCAGAAAAGAACAGATCGGGATAAAGCTATATGTGAAGCGAAAAGAGTATTAAAGAAAGACGGAATTATTCTGGGATTCGCTATTAACTATACCGCATCCACTTTAGTCGGGCTACTTAATGGTTTAGTCCATAAACCATCATTTTTCGAAATGTGCAAAATGGAATTGACCACGGGAAAACATCATCCACCACATGATTTCCCGTGGCTTTTAGCAGAAGGATTTTACCACCAGCCACAACAATTAAAAGATGAATTTATGGGTCAGGGACTCAAATATCTAAACCTATACGCGGTAGAAGGAATTGCTTGGTTCGATAAAAACTTCTTCTCTCACATGGAAAATGAAAAAACGAAAAATACATTAATGGAGCTTTTGCATATTACAGAGAACGACCCCAGCCTCATGTCGTTTAGTCCTCATATGATGATTGCCACACAAAAACAATAG
- a CDS encoding Crp/Fnr family transcriptional regulator — MIEQKIIQSINETYSPLTEECIQELLTSAKISTLKKESTLVREGQYSNKTYYIINGCARAYYLQDGKDISDWFAFENEFISSIVSFFTGAPSPHYIELLEDSVLLEINRDHVNYLSHKYHDFERLIRVIVTKTMLRQQERIASIQFQRAEQRYENILAMYPKITQRVPLTHISSYLGITLETLSRIRNPRRSI, encoded by the coding sequence ATGATCGAACAAAAAATTATTCAATCGATAAACGAAACCTATTCTCCATTAACGGAAGAATGCATTCAGGAACTTTTAACCTCTGCCAAAATTTCAACACTGAAAAAGGAATCCACTTTAGTTCGTGAAGGACAATATTCCAATAAAACCTATTACATCATTAATGGATGTGCCAGAGCGTATTATTTACAAGATGGAAAAGATATCTCTGATTGGTTTGCTTTTGAAAATGAATTTATCAGTTCAATTGTAAGCTTCTTTACCGGTGCGCCTAGTCCCCACTATATTGAGCTCCTGGAGGATTCTGTTTTACTTGAAATCAATAGAGATCACGTAAATTATTTATCTCATAAATACCATGATTTTGAACGTTTAATTCGTGTAATTGTTACTAAAACAATGTTACGCCAACAAGAAAGAATTGCATCGATCCAATTTCAAAGAGCTGAGCAGAGATACGAAAACATTTTGGCCATGTATCCTAAAATCACGCAGAGGGTTCCGCTTACCCATATTTCTTCTTATTTGGGAATTACTCTTGAAACTCTAAGCCGTATAAGAAACCCAAGGAGATCGATTTGA
- a CDS encoding cupin domain-containing protein: protein MKTQQIIRQGCGENYNYSQDHCFIKLSSHDTNGELCMVEDTLKPGFYLGRHHHKIMTEVFYILEGEIEFIFDDETVIAQPGDTVTAPPNVWHAAKCEKGGKMLTIFKNGQFDLFLEKLSQLSDDDFANTELMKSISAEYDIYEG, encoded by the coding sequence ATGAAAACACAACAAATTATACGTCAGGGATGTGGTGAAAACTATAACTACTCCCAGGATCACTGTTTTATTAAACTTTCTTCGCATGATACCAACGGTGAGCTCTGCATGGTTGAGGACACACTTAAACCAGGTTTCTATTTGGGCCGACACCACCATAAAATAATGACAGAAGTATTCTACATTTTGGAAGGAGAAATTGAATTTATTTTTGATGATGAAACTGTTATTGCTCAACCAGGAGATACCGTGACTGCTCCTCCAAATGTGTGGCATGCGGCTAAATGTGAAAAGGGCGGAAAGATGCTTACTATTTTTAAAAACGGTCAATTCGATTTGTTTTTAGAAAAACTATCTCAACTATCGGATGATGATTTTGCCAACACTGAATTAATGAAATCCATTTCAGCCGAATATGATATCTATGAAGGGTAA
- a CDS encoding nuclear transport factor 2 family protein produces the protein MKQLIMTVAVAFLFGSCSTSRNENIQENKKEMKTELSNKEKATALLTSLETGDKTPVGYINPTHYTQHNLAVADGLEGFGAVLQHAPEGGFKANVVRSFQDGNYTFSHTVYDFFGPKIGFDIFRFEDGKIVEHWDNLAEITPPNPSQHTQTDGNTTLTDLDKTEANKALVKDFIQTILIDGEFDQMGNYFDGDHYIQHNSMIGDGLSGLNTALEEMAKNGVTMVFEKNHIILGEGNFVLAVSEGQFAGKHTSFYDLFRIENGKIAEHWDVIETIPPTSEHKNNNGKFNFK, from the coding sequence ATGAAACAATTAATAATGACTGTGGCAGTCGCTTTCTTATTTGGATCTTGCTCCACAAGTCGTAACGAAAACATCCAGGAAAATAAAAAGGAAATGAAAACCGAATTATCAAACAAAGAAAAAGCCACCGCACTTCTTACTAGTTTAGAAACAGGTGATAAAACACCTGTTGGTTATATTAATCCTACTCATTATACCCAGCACAACCTGGCTGTGGCTGATGGATTAGAAGGATTTGGCGCAGTACTTCAACATGCCCCTGAAGGTGGATTTAAAGCAAACGTGGTACGCTCATTCCAGGATGGGAATTATACATTTTCGCACACTGTTTACGATTTCTTTGGTCCCAAAATAGGGTTTGATATTTTCAGGTTTGAAGATGGAAAAATAGTTGAGCACTGGGATAATCTTGCAGAAATCACACCTCCTAATCCAAGTCAGCATACTCAAACAGATGGAAATACAACTTTAACCGACTTGGATAAAACAGAAGCCAATAAAGCTTTGGTTAAAGACTTTATTCAAACTATTCTGATCGATGGAGAATTTGACCAAATGGGCAACTATTTTGATGGAGATCACTACATTCAACATAATTCCATGATCGGAGATGGTCTTTCCGGATTAAATACAGCTCTTGAAGAAATGGCTAAAAATGGAGTGACCATGGTCTTTGAAAAAAACCATATCATATTAGGAGAAGGTAACTTTGTTTTAGCGGTCAGTGAAGGGCAATTTGCAGGAAAGCATACGTCATTCTATGATCTGTTTAGAATAGAAAATGGAAAGATTGCTGAACATTGGGATGTAATTGAAACGATACCTCCCACTTCTGAACACAAAAACAACAACGGTAAGTTTAATTTTAAGTAA
- a CDS encoding helix-turn-helix domain-containing protein, which translates to MKKDIPHIKFDKKDDVQFEFEIVPIQKISKNKNQYTHSPELPHQVKFYNLIFFTSGTGRHFIDFNWYPVQENTLVYLAKEQVNAFDFSNDLDGYCIIFTEKHFVQCFPNLPEDLVFRLFNPQLFSPILQIPLESAFNSYFKLLKEEYHNSNIFNKQTVINALFTILISKAEQIKQKQPFHIKDNSKIVVFQKFNSLIEENLMISRSANFYANELGITYKHLNSICKELMNKTAKNVIDDLVILKAKRILINSDIKSTELAYKLGFEDPTNFTKYFKKNTSLTPKSFIKSILNE; encoded by the coding sequence ATGAAAAAAGATATTCCGCATATTAAATTCGACAAAAAGGACGATGTCCAATTTGAATTTGAAATAGTTCCGATTCAAAAAATTTCCAAAAACAAAAATCAATATACCCATAGTCCGGAGCTTCCACATCAGGTGAAGTTTTACAATCTCATATTTTTTACTTCAGGAACCGGACGTCACTTTATTGATTTCAACTGGTATCCAGTCCAAGAAAACACTTTGGTGTACCTCGCAAAAGAACAAGTGAATGCATTCGATTTCTCCAATGATTTAGATGGTTATTGTATCATATTTACAGAAAAACACTTTGTTCAGTGCTTTCCCAATTTACCTGAGGATCTTGTTTTCAGACTATTTAACCCACAATTGTTTTCTCCCATCCTACAAATACCTCTGGAGTCTGCATTTAATAGCTACTTCAAACTTTTAAAAGAAGAATATCACAATTCCAATATATTTAATAAACAAACAGTAATAAACGCCCTATTCACTATCCTCATTTCAAAAGCTGAGCAGATAAAACAAAAACAACCTTTCCATATCAAAGACAACTCAAAAATCGTTGTCTTTCAAAAATTCAACTCACTTATAGAAGAAAATCTAATGATTAGTCGAAGTGCTAATTTTTATGCAAACGAATTAGGGATCACCTATAAACATCTCAATTCAATCTGTAAGGAATTGATGAATAAAACAGCTAAAAACGTCATCGATGATTTGGTAATCCTTAAAGCCAAAAGAATTCTAATCAACTCGGATATTAAAAGTACTGAACTCGCTTACAAATTGGGTTTTGAAGACCCAACTAACTTCACTAAATATTTCAAGAAGAATACCAGTTTAACCCCAAAATCATTCATTAAATCTATCTTAAACGAATAG